One Tripterygium wilfordii isolate XIE 37 chromosome 10, ASM1340144v1, whole genome shotgun sequence DNA segment encodes these proteins:
- the LOC120007317 gene encoding uncharacterized protein LOC120007317, giving the protein MYNRVGPNKVEITKEFLNEVEEFITYACGKRPEFQNTETIRCVCVRCKCTKFRGLDDIRMHLYKKGFQPSYYSWNSHGEDMSSANIPHVATVNEQADAKNYYWESNNRANFNPYKQMVMDAAGPLVGEELLQGDNYNQSFVPKQPNPEVQSFFDILYVAQSPLWDGCESHSELSVAVRLLSIKADYNMPQGCFDDVVHLMKETMPADNGMPETFYQAKKSVSKLGLGYQRIDCCPDGCMIYYKDNAHLTQCKFCGVNRYKPRRTGRENFKEIPSKRMWYLPLIPRLQRLFSSTVTAKEMRWHYEHQRESHILCHPSDGEAWKNFDQTHTV; this is encoded by the coding sequence ATGTACAATAGAGTTGGACCCAACAAGGTGGAAATTACTAAAGAGTTCTTGAATGAGGTGGAGGAGTTCATTACTTATGCGTGTGGAAAAAGACCAGAATTTCAAAATACAGAAACAATAAGGTGTGTGTGTGTTAGGTGTAAGTGCACAAAATTTCGAGGGTTGGATGATATAAGGATGCACTTATATAAAAAAGGTTTTCAGCCCAGTTATTACTCCTGGAATAGTCATGGTGAAGATATGTCGAGTGCGAATATTCCCCATGTGGCAACTGTGAATGAGCAAGCAGACGCAAAAAATTATTACTGGGAAAGCAATAATCGGGCTAATTTCAATCCATATAAGCAGATGGTAATGGACGCTGCCGGACCATTGGTTGGGGAGGAGCTCTTACAAGGAGATAATTACAACCAGTCGTTCGTGCCGAAACAACCTAATCCCGAGGTGCAAAGTTTCTTTGACATATTGTATGTTGCCCAATCTCCATTGTGGGATGGATGCGAGTCACATTCAGAGTTGTCAGTTGCGGTGAGGCTTTTAAGCATTAAAGCTGACTACAATATGCCGCAGGGTTGTTTCGATGACGTTGTTCACCTTATGAAAGAAACAATGCCTGCAGATAATGGGATGCCTGAAACTTTTTATCAAGCCAAGAAGTCAGTGTCTAAACTCGGACTTGGTTATCAACGTATCGATTGTTGTCCAGACGGttgtatgatatactataagGACAATGCACATTTGACGCAGTGTAAATTTTGTGGGGTAAACCGTTATAAACCTCGGAGAACTGGACGTGAAAATTTCAAGGAGATTCCGAGTAAACGTATGTGGTACCTACCactaattccaaggcttcaaaggcTATTTAGCTCAACAGTTACAGCAAAGGAGATGAGGTGGCATTATGAGCATCAACGCGAGTCTCACATCCTGTGTCATCCATCtgatggagaagcatggaaaaATTTTGATCAGACCCACACAGTGTAA
- the LOC120007316 gene encoding uncharacterized protein LOC120007316: MVSLLLDNLSRIDIYLQPQIDDFNQLWCEALMWTINDFPTYGMLSGWMTQGKLACPYCIECSKAFTLENGRKNSWFDCHRQFLPMTDPFRRNKDAFFKNRMEKSQPPPHFSGKEVLARVWNFPKITETGPLSLPGYGQDHSWTKKSIFWDLTYWHNNIIRNNLDVMHIEKNMFDNAFNTCIDVKGKTKDNAKARLDLSHYCKCRALELVEYDNGKSFQPKAQFCLNMEQRRAICSWVFSLKLSDSYVSNLGRCVDMREGKLFGMESHDCHVFMQRLLSIAFRVLPESIWATLTELSHFFREICLTTLRVSQLSIMEDNIPVILCKLERIFPPSFFDSMEHLLIHLPFEARIGKPVPYRWMYPFEMFLHFLKKKVKNKARVEGSICEAYIVEETSTFASYYFEPHVSSRRTRVPRNDDWGTSNQEVPIISIFNQPGHLVGVAGKRYLIDKKYNVAILYLFLNCDIVQPFMDLYTDFVRASVPTLNDDAVDYQIEIGFASWFRQYVHDPQNSITNETVRNIAYGPLRRVEMWHTYYVNGYKFDIDACSEAKSTINSGVCMRGTDYGQSENDYYGRLKEIVQFEFPGQPIKKIVLFNYEWFDPTPNRGTRINKHYGLVEVKRRGRYKKFDPFIIAQQAEQVYFTPYPEGIRDRADWWAMIKTKARSTITTPSTQVDDAFQDNEVPIEPIAVDTDQLNSLVDNAVEPEEVQVENSTRQLLVEEDTDD, translated from the exons ATGGTTTCACTCCTTTTGGACAATCTG AGTAGAATCGATATTTATCTTCAACCCCAGATAGATGATTTCAATCAGTTGTGGTGTGAAG CATTGATGTGGACTATCAACGATTTTCCTACCTATGGTATGCTGTCTGGATGGATGACACAAGGGAAGTTAGCATGTCCTTACTGCATAGAGTGTTCTAAGGCGTTTACGTTGGAAAATGGTAGGAAAAAttcatggtttgattgtcacagaCAGTTTTTGCCTATGACAGATCCTTTTAGGCGGAACAAGGATGCATTTTTCAAGAATCGAATGGAGAAATCACAACCTCCCCCACATTTTTCTGGAAAAGAAGTTTTGGCACGAGTTTGGAACTTTCCAAAGATTACTGAGACAGGGCCATTATCATTGCCGGGATATGGCCAAGATCATAGCTGGACAAAAAAGAGCATCTTCTGGGATCTGACTTATTGGCACAACAATATTATACGGAATAACCTAgatgtcatgcatattgagaagaacATGTTTGACAATGCTTTCAATACATGTATAGATGTtaagggaaaaacaaaggaTAATGCAAAGGCCCGACTAGATCTTTCACATTATTGTAAATGCAGAGCTTTAGAGTTGGTGGAGTATGACAACGGTAAATCCTTCCAACCGAAAGCACAATTTTGCCTCAACATGGAGCAAAGAAGAGCTATTTGTTCTTGGGTTTTCAGTTTGAAGTTGTCAGACAGTTATGTATCAAACCTAGGCAGGTGCGTAGATATGAGAGAAGGAAAGTTGTTTGGGATGGAAAGTCACGACTGTCATGTTTTCATGCAACGGCTACTTTCGATTGCATTTCGGGTATTGCCCGAGTCCATTTGGGCTACACTTACTGAGTTGAGTCACTTTTTTAGAGAGATATGTTTGACTACATTGCGAGTGAGTCAATTGAGCATTATGGAGGACAACATTCCTGTGATCCTTTGCAAGTTGGAGCGTATATTTCCCCCATCATTCTTTGACTCGATGGAACATCTACTGATACATCTACCATTTGAAGCAAGGATAGGTAAACCAGTACCATACAGATGGATGTATCCTTTTGAAAT GTTCCTCCACTTCCtaaagaaaaaagttaaaaataaagCTCGTGTAGAAGGATCTATTTGTGAAGCATATATAGTCGAAGAGACGTCGACATTTGCTTCGTATTATTTTGAACCACATGTGAGCTCTCGACGAACCAGAGTACCTAGAAATGATGATTGGGGTACATCCAACCAGGAAGTCCCTATAATTTCAATATTCAATCAACCTGGTCATCTTGTTGGTGTTGCCGGTAAGCGATACCTCATCGACAAAAAATACAATGTTGCAATATTGTACTTGTTTTTGAATTGCGATATTGTCCAACCATTTATGGA CTTGTATACAGATTTTGTTCGAGCATCAGTACCTACGTTGAATGACGATGCAGTCGATTATCAGATTGAGATAGGTTTTGCATCATGGTTCAGACAATAC GTCCATGATCCGCAAAATAGTATAACTAATGAAACAGTACGAAATATAGCATATGGACCGTTGAGAAGGGTTGAGATGTGGCATACATATTATGTCAATGGATACAAATTCGACATCGATGCGTGTAGCGAAGCCAAGTCAACAATCAACAGTGGTGTATGCATGCGGGGAACCGATTATGGACAATCAGAAAATGACTACTATGGAAGACTTAAAGagattgtgcaatttgaattccCAGGACAACCAATAAAGAAAATTGTTCTCTTTAATTATGAGTGGTTCGACCCAACTCCTAATCGAGGTACGCGAATCAATAAACATTATGGGCTTGTTGAGGTTAAACGTAGAGGAAGGTACAAAAAGTTTGATCCATTTATAATAGCACAACAAGCAGAGCAAGTCTACTTTACTCCTTATCCAGAAGGGATACGTGATCGAGCAGATTGGTGGGCTATGATTAAAACAAAAGCCAGAAGCACAATTACTACACCATCAACACAGGTAGATGATGCCTTCCAAGATAATGAAGTTCCAATTGAGCCAATTGCAGTAGACACTGACCAACTAAATTCTCTAGTCGATAATGCTGTTGAACCTGAAGAAGTACAAGTAGAAAACTCTACAAGGCAACTCTTGGTTGAGGAAGACACTGAtgattga